The bacterium genome has a segment encoding these proteins:
- a CDS encoding carbohydrate kinase family protein, producing the protein MSGEKNGIGFIGSVIVDVVSEILEPGNLVYSDGDTYLTGEDYESEHVQYSTGGMCLNNSIDCRKMGAQYPLRVIGKIGADDNGRRIRDALRSNDLSEEYLIETPDHPTSVTHVLYVRDSQETINRTFRYFFGAMGSFGPGDIHFDMLKDLKIAMMGYGLLMPLFDRVDPDYGSCFGPVLEKIQEMGIVTCLDFVTPKRERWWKFKRFRNTLRWVDILSIGEDQAEGITGFADERQAVRSLVDEYGVRIAVVHCGAKGTNYLYSPSTGLITQRIFDVPPEEYAGNTGAGDAFTAGFLHGFHNGWDSAKCLKFATAAAAVSLGSLTTTDAMRHENYILDYMETRPLKP; encoded by the coding sequence ATGAGCGGTGAAAAAAACGGAATAGGTTTTATCGGCAGCGTTATTGTGGATGTCGTTTCGGAAATTCTCGAGCCGGGAAACCTCGTGTATTCGGACGGCGATACCTATCTTACGGGCGAGGATTACGAATCAGAGCATGTTCAGTACTCGACCGGCGGGATGTGCCTCAACAACAGCATCGACTGTAGAAAAATGGGGGCGCAGTATCCCCTGCGGGTTATCGGCAAGATAGGCGCCGACGACAATGGCAGGCGTATCCGCGATGCGCTCCGGAGCAACGATCTCTCCGAAGAATATCTCATCGAAACCCCCGATCATCCGACATCGGTCACCCATGTGCTCTATGTCAGGGATTCACAGGAGACGATCAACCGGACATTCCGCTATTTTTTCGGTGCAATGGGAAGCTTCGGTCCCGGGGATATTCATTTCGACATGCTGAAAGACCTCAAAATCGCCATGATGGGGTATGGTCTCCTCATGCCGCTCTTCGACAGGGTCGATCCCGACTACGGGAGCTGTTTCGGCCCCGTCCTCGAAAAAATACAGGAAATGGGCATCGTCACCTGCCTCGATTTCGTGACCCCGAAAAGAGAACGGTGGTGGAAATTCAAACGCTTCCGCAATACCCTCCGGTGGGTCGATATCCTGTCCATCGGAGAGGATCAGGCGGAGGGGATCACCGGATTTGCCGATGAACGACAGGCGGTGCGGTCGCTCGTGGATGAATACGGCGTGAGAATCGCTGTCGTTCACTGCGGCGCAAAGGGAACCAATTATCTCTACAGCCCGTCCACCGGTCTCATAACCCAGCGCATATTCGATGTTCCTCCCGAAGAATATGCCGGAAATACCGGCGCCGGCGACGCGTTCACCGCTGGTTTTCTCCACGGATTCCATAACGGGTGGGATTCTGCGAAGTGCCTGAAGTTCGCCACAGCTGCCGCTGCTGTAAGCCTCGGCAGTCTCACCACGACCGACGCAATGCGCCATGAGAACTACATTCTCGACTACATGGAAACGAGGCCGTTGAAACCTTAG